In the genome of Kineosporia sp. NBRC 101731, one region contains:
- a CDS encoding 2-oxoglutarate and iron-dependent oxygenase domain-containing protein has protein sequence MSTARTRDGQLHIPTIDLATFRDGLAADRALVAAELDRAASTVGFVQVVGHDIPAAVETGMVSAMDSFFGLPMWQKKALRPASPEFNRGYTPPRAERLSLSLGVDSPADLFESFNVGRSSEDFPGLGLDDLQYAPNLWPLRPESFEPSVMIWFAEAARVAREVTSVMAVALGLDDDFFAGYQDHALEVLRLNNYCVPADEKLLSQDQVGMGAHTDHGIVTVLWADPEIRGLQILDQDGTWHDVMPTAGALLVNLGDLAAHWTNDRWVSPLHRVLPPTDDEGHLVRRRSAAFFHDGNADAVISVLPGCADEGKPAHYEAVTVAEHLAAQQNDSRGLAVKPSPSRDAAPLLGVNP, from the coding sequence ATGAGTACAGCCCGCACGCGTGACGGTCAGCTGCACATCCCGACGATCGACCTGGCCACGTTCCGTGACGGCCTGGCGGCCGATCGCGCCCTGGTGGCCGCGGAACTGGACCGGGCCGCGTCCACCGTCGGGTTCGTCCAGGTGGTCGGGCACGACATCCCGGCCGCGGTGGAGACCGGAATGGTCTCCGCGATGGACAGCTTCTTCGGCCTGCCGATGTGGCAGAAGAAGGCCCTGCGCCCGGCGTCACCGGAGTTCAACCGCGGGTACACCCCGCCGCGGGCCGAGCGCCTCAGCCTGAGCCTGGGCGTCGACTCCCCCGCCGATCTGTTCGAGTCGTTCAACGTCGGCCGCAGCTCCGAGGACTTCCCCGGCCTGGGCCTGGACGATCTCCAGTACGCACCGAACCTGTGGCCGCTGCGCCCGGAGAGCTTCGAGCCGAGTGTGATGATCTGGTTCGCCGAGGCCGCCCGGGTCGCCCGCGAGGTGACCTCGGTGATGGCCGTGGCGCTCGGGCTGGACGATGACTTCTTCGCGGGCTATCAGGACCATGCCCTGGAAGTACTGCGTCTGAACAACTACTGCGTCCCGGCCGACGAAAAGCTGCTGTCGCAGGACCAGGTCGGCATGGGAGCCCATACCGACCACGGCATCGTCACCGTGCTGTGGGCCGACCCGGAGATCAGAGGCCTGCAGATCCTCGACCAAGACGGCACCTGGCACGACGTGATGCCCACCGCCGGTGCACTTCTGGTGAATCTGGGCGATCTGGCAGCCCACTGGACCAACGACCGCTGGGTCTCCCCGCTCCACCGCGTGCTGCCGCCCACCGACGACGAAGGCCATCTGGTACGCCGCCGCTCGGCTGCCTTCTTCCACGACGGCAACGCCGATGCAGTGATCTCCGTGCTACCCGGCTGCGCCGACGAGGGGAAACCCGCGCACTACGAGGCCGTCACCGTGGCCGAACATCTCGCCGCACAACAGAACGACTCCCGGGGACTGGCCGTCAAACCCAGCCCGAGCCGGGATGCCGCACCGCTCCTGGGCGTCAACCCCTAA
- a CDS encoding MMPL family transporter yields MSALARWCYQHRYVVLALWITLLVGLGAANASRGTAYSDEFSLPGTESSKALDLLEQASPAQAGDTGQIVVHAENGKISDAGVQQRVSAMLAEVSGLPHVSGVTGPYDEAGATQVSQDGTIAFATVQFDALTADIPVEDVEKVIDTAQAIDGDGVQVELGGQVIQNATQEPPGGSEVFGVIAAAVILFITFGSLFASLMPIMVALFGVGVGILSIGQLSHAMSLSSIAPTLAALIGLGVGIDYALFIVTRYRSGLKSGLQPEDAAIRALNTSGRAVLFAGGTVVIALLGLLVLNVNFLAGMGIGAAVTVLATVAAAITLLPAALGMLGVRLLSRRERRALAEHGPSESHARQGFWGRWAKTIEHRKVLFGLVATALIVVLSLPTLSLRLGSSDAGNDPSDSTTRQAYDLLADGFGPGSNGPLLLVAELGNDSDAKALTALAATIQETPGVAAVAAVPVQPGATLGLIQVVPTTSPQDAKTSELIQHLRKDVIPPAESGTSMQVYVGGATAIFDDFADVLTGKLPLFIGVIVALGCLLLLLAFRSVVVSLTAAVMNLIAAAASFGVLVAVFQWGWGSSAIGAGPGGPVEAFLPVIMLAILFGLSMDYQVFLVSRMHEEWQHSRDNARAVTVGQAETGRVITAAALIMIFVFAAFILEGQRVIAEFGVGLAAAVAIDAFLIRTVLVPAVMHGLGDANWWLPGWLDRILPHLSVDPADEPLPDATADEPPAAELVSR; encoded by the coding sequence ATGTCCGCACTCGCCCGATGGTGCTATCAGCACCGGTACGTCGTTCTCGCGCTATGGATCACGCTGCTCGTCGGCCTGGGGGCCGCCAACGCGTCACGCGGCACCGCGTACTCCGACGAGTTCAGCCTGCCCGGAACGGAATCCTCCAAGGCGCTGGATCTCCTGGAGCAGGCCAGCCCCGCACAGGCCGGTGACACCGGCCAGATCGTCGTCCACGCCGAGAACGGCAAGATCTCCGACGCCGGGGTCCAGCAGCGGGTGTCGGCGATGCTCGCCGAGGTCTCCGGGCTGCCGCACGTGTCCGGGGTGACCGGTCCTTACGACGAGGCCGGGGCCACACAGGTCAGCCAGGACGGCACGATCGCCTTCGCCACCGTGCAGTTCGACGCCTTGACGGCGGACATCCCGGTGGAGGACGTCGAGAAGGTCATCGACACCGCCCAGGCGATCGACGGTGACGGCGTGCAGGTCGAACTCGGCGGCCAGGTGATTCAGAACGCCACCCAGGAACCGCCGGGCGGCAGTGAGGTCTTCGGGGTGATCGCGGCCGCGGTCATCCTCTTCATCACCTTCGGCTCGCTGTTCGCCAGTCTGATGCCGATCATGGTCGCGCTGTTCGGCGTCGGCGTGGGAATCCTTTCCATCGGCCAGCTCTCGCACGCCATGTCGCTCTCCTCGATCGCGCCCACCCTGGCCGCGCTGATCGGTCTGGGCGTGGGTATCGACTACGCGCTCTTCATCGTCACCCGTTACCGCAGCGGCCTGAAGTCCGGTCTGCAGCCCGAGGACGCGGCCATCCGGGCGCTGAACACCTCCGGTCGTGCAGTGCTTTTCGCCGGTGGCACGGTGGTGATCGCTCTGCTCGGCCTGCTCGTGCTGAACGTCAACTTCCTGGCCGGCATGGGAATCGGCGCCGCCGTCACGGTGCTGGCCACCGTCGCGGCCGCGATCACCCTGCTGCCCGCTGCCCTCGGTATGCTCGGAGTGCGCCTGCTCAGCCGTCGTGAGCGGCGCGCCCTGGCTGAACACGGTCCTTCGGAAAGTCATGCTCGACAGGGATTCTGGGGTCGCTGGGCGAAGACCATCGAGCATCGGAAGGTGCTCTTCGGGCTGGTTGCCACCGCGTTGATCGTGGTGCTGTCGCTGCCCACGCTGTCGCTGCGCCTGGGGTCGTCCGACGCCGGTAACGACCCGTCGGACAGCACCACCCGTCAGGCCTACGACCTGCTCGCCGATGGTTTCGGCCCGGGTTCGAACGGCCCGCTGCTGCTGGTCGCCGAACTGGGCAACGACTCCGACGCGAAGGCACTCACCGCGCTGGCCGCCACGATCCAGGAAACCCCCGGTGTTGCCGCGGTGGCTGCCGTGCCGGTGCAGCCCGGGGCCACGCTCGGCCTGATCCAGGTCGTCCCGACGACCTCACCGCAGGACGCGAAGACCAGTGAGCTGATCCAGCACCTGCGCAAGGACGTGATCCCTCCGGCCGAGAGCGGCACCTCGATGCAGGTGTACGTGGGCGGCGCGACCGCGATCTTCGACGACTTCGCCGACGTACTCACCGGCAAGCTGCCGTTGTTCATCGGTGTGATCGTGGCCCTGGGCTGTCTGCTGCTGCTCCTGGCCTTCCGCAGTGTCGTGGTGTCCCTGACCGCGGCGGTGATGAACCTGATTGCCGCGGCTGCCTCGTTCGGCGTGCTGGTGGCGGTGTTCCAGTGGGGCTGGGGCTCCTCGGCCATCGGGGCCGGGCCGGGCGGCCCGGTCGAGGCCTTCCTGCCGGTGATCATGCTGGCCATCCTGTTCGGCCTGTCGATGGACTACCAGGTGTTCCTGGTCAGCCGCATGCACGAGGAATGGCAGCACAGCCGCGACAACGCCCGGGCGGTGACGGTCGGACAGGCCGAGACCGGACGGGTGATCACGGCGGCGGCGCTGATCATGATCTTCGTGTTCGCGGCCTTCATCCTCGAGGGTCAGCGGGTCATCGCGGAGTTCGGCGTCGGCCTGGCCGCGGCCGTCGCGATCGACGCCTTCCTGATCCGGACGGTCCTGGTGCCGGCCGTCATGCACGGTCTCGGTGATGCCAACTGGTGGCTGCCGGGCTGGCTCGACCGGATCCTGCCGCACCTGTCGGTCGACCCGGCCGACGAGCCCCTGCCCGACGCGACCGCGGACGAGCCCCCGGCCGCCGAACTGGTGTCCCGCTGA
- a CDS encoding metalloregulator ArsR/SmtB family transcription factor: protein MDDEVFRALADPTRRALLDRLAEENGQSLKQLCVGLGMSRQSVSKHLAVLEAANVVTTLRQGRELLHHLNAEPINAIADRWMSKYDRGRAQVLAGLKQALEGQNMAENSEFVYVTYIRSTPEKVWRAITEPEFTKQYWGVEFRSDWKKGSPIVWDFQGLEVADPEQVVVESSPYERLAYTWHGLTPELVDTMGWDEDRRLRLAEDPRTTATFTIEPQDGGVVKLSLVHTGAPDSTMVKMVEQGWPVVLAGLKTLLETGSALKG from the coding sequence ATGGACGACGAGGTGTTCCGGGCGCTGGCCGATCCCACCCGGCGGGCGTTGCTCGACCGGCTGGCCGAGGAGAACGGGCAGAGTCTCAAGCAACTCTGTGTGGGGCTGGGCATGTCCCGGCAGTCCGTGAGCAAGCACCTGGCGGTGCTCGAGGCGGCGAATGTGGTCACCACGCTGCGGCAAGGGCGTGAGCTGCTGCATCACCTGAATGCCGAGCCGATCAATGCCATTGCTGACCGGTGGATGTCGAAGTACGACCGCGGCCGGGCGCAGGTCCTGGCCGGTCTCAAGCAGGCTCTGGAGGGGCAGAACATGGCTGAGAACAGTGAGTTCGTCTACGTCACGTACATCCGCTCGACGCCGGAAAAGGTCTGGCGGGCGATCACCGAGCCGGAGTTCACGAAACAGTACTGGGGAGTGGAATTTCGCTCCGACTGGAAGAAGGGCAGCCCGATCGTCTGGGATTTCCAGGGGCTCGAGGTCGCCGATCCGGAGCAGGTGGTGGTGGAGTCCTCGCCCTACGAGCGCCTGGCCTACACCTGGCACGGTCTGACCCCGGAGCTCGTCGACACGATGGGCTGGGACGAGGACCGGCGGCTACGACTGGCCGAGGACCCACGGACCACGGCGACTTTCACGATCGAGCCGCAGGACGGCGGCGTGGTGAAGCTGAGTCTCGTGCACACCGGTGCACCGGACAGCACCATGGTGAAGATGGTCGAACAGGGCTGGCCCGTAGTGCTGGCCGGTCTCAAGACCTTGCTGGAGACCGGCTCTGCACTGAAGGGCTAG
- a CDS encoding TDT family transporter — protein sequence MTHLPPRPAIRPTRPRPTENLTLVEAIAPNWFAAVMGTGIIATAAVALPRGLSTTPGVRDFAVGAWLLATTMLVLMTGAFAAQWISHRDRARSHHRHPVVAHFYGAPPMALLTVGAGTLLVGEDVIGAHAAVTVAWTLWLIGTALGLASALAVPYWHITGALGDDSRRPDAAFGGWLMPVVPPMVSAATGAALLPHVPAGQPRLTLLLTLYGLFGISLIASGLVVTQLWGRLLRHGLPPAKLVPTLWIVLGPLGQSVTAANAVGRRADLAVTDPLATALRTLGAVYGLPVLGFALLWAVLSLTLTLRTARTAPGLPFAPTWWAFTFPVGTCVTGAAGLASATGAQALEWLAVALFTGLLTGWIVAAAGSLNAWRTARHPVAPAWAYTI from the coding sequence ATGACCCACCTGCCCCCTCGGCCGGCCATCCGGCCGACCCGGCCCCGACCAACGGAAAACCTCACTCTGGTCGAGGCGATCGCGCCGAACTGGTTCGCCGCCGTGATGGGTACGGGAATCATCGCCACGGCCGCCGTCGCGCTGCCCCGAGGCCTGTCCACGACCCCGGGCGTGCGCGATTTCGCGGTCGGGGCCTGGCTTCTGGCCACCACGATGCTGGTACTGATGACCGGCGCCTTCGCCGCGCAATGGATCTCGCACCGGGATCGGGCCCGGTCGCACCACCGGCACCCGGTCGTCGCGCACTTCTACGGTGCACCGCCGATGGCTCTGCTCACGGTGGGTGCGGGAACGCTGCTCGTGGGTGAGGACGTGATCGGCGCGCACGCGGCGGTGACCGTCGCGTGGACCCTCTGGCTGATCGGCACGGCGCTGGGTCTGGCGAGCGCCCTCGCCGTGCCCTACTGGCACATCACCGGCGCTCTGGGTGATGATTCCCGCCGTCCGGACGCCGCGTTCGGCGGCTGGCTGATGCCGGTCGTGCCGCCCATGGTCTCCGCCGCGACCGGGGCCGCGCTGCTGCCGCACGTGCCCGCGGGCCAGCCGAGGCTCACCCTGTTGCTGACGCTGTACGGCCTGTTCGGGATCAGCCTGATCGCCTCGGGCCTGGTCGTCACGCAGCTGTGGGGCCGCCTGCTGCGGCACGGCCTGCCCCCGGCGAAACTGGTTCCGACACTGTGGATCGTGCTCGGACCGCTGGGTCAGTCGGTGACGGCGGCGAACGCCGTCGGCCGGCGCGCCGATCTGGCCGTCACCGATCCGCTCGCCACGGCCCTGCGCACCCTCGGCGCGGTCTACGGACTTCCGGTGCTGGGCTTCGCCCTGTTGTGGGCCGTCCTCTCCCTGACCCTGACCCTGCGCACCGCGCGGACCGCACCGGGTCTGCCGTTCGCCCCGACCTGGTGGGCCTTCACCTTCCCGGTGGGCACCTGTGTGACCGGGGCCGCGGGTCTGGCCTCGGCCACCGGTGCGCAGGCCCTGGAGTGGCTGGCCGTGGCCCTGTTCACCGGTCTTCTCACCGGCTGGATCGTCGCCGCGGCCGGCAGCCTGAACGCTTGGCGCACCGCCCGGCACCCCGTCGCACCGGCCTGGGCCTACACGATCTGA
- a CDS encoding response regulator transcription factor has translation MTRVLLADDQALIRAGFRVLIDSASDLEVVGEAGTGRQAVDLARSTRADVVVMDIRMPDLDGLEATRLICADDDLAGVKVLVVTTFEIDEYVLAALRAGASGFVGKGVEAEELLAAIRTVATGDALLSPRATRGLITEFLAQPSSVNPPTPEQFSALTEREREVATLVALGLSNDEIAERLFVSPLTAKTHVNRAMTKVGARDRAQLVVAAYQSGLVSPAPDLNR, from the coding sequence ATGACCCGAGTGCTGCTCGCCGACGACCAGGCACTGATCCGCGCCGGTTTCCGGGTCCTGATCGACTCCGCGTCCGACCTGGAGGTGGTGGGCGAGGCCGGCACCGGCCGGCAGGCCGTCGACCTGGCGCGGTCCACCCGCGCCGACGTGGTGGTGATGGACATCCGGATGCCCGACCTCGACGGTCTCGAGGCCACCCGGCTGATCTGTGCCGATGACGACCTGGCCGGGGTGAAGGTGCTGGTCGTGACCACCTTCGAGATCGACGAGTACGTGCTCGCCGCGCTCCGGGCCGGCGCCAGCGGGTTCGTCGGCAAGGGGGTGGAGGCGGAAGAGCTGCTCGCTGCCATCCGTACGGTGGCCACCGGTGACGCGCTGCTGTCGCCGCGCGCCACCCGGGGCCTGATCACCGAGTTCCTGGCGCAGCCGAGCAGCGTGAACCCGCCTACCCCGGAACAGTTCTCGGCTCTCACCGAGCGTGAGCGGGAAGTGGCCACGCTGGTTGCGCTGGGCCTTTCCAACGATGAGATCGCCGAACGGCTCTTCGTCAGCCCGCTCACCGCGAAAACACATGTGAACCGAGCGATGACGAAGGTCGGCGCACGGGACCGGGCCCAGCTCGTGGTGGCTGCCTACCAGAGCGGGCTGGTGAGCCCGGCCCCCGATCTCAATCGCTGA
- a CDS encoding potassium transporter Kup has product MANPDRPAADTRSPSLARTALTIAALGVVYGDIGTSPIYTLQTIFSPDDPHPVPATPDNVLGVISLIIWSVTLIVTLMYVLFVLRADNDGEGGILSLITLIRRQAVPGSRRTKAVLAGLGIFGASLFFGDSVITPAISVLSAVEGLEIVNPSLANLTVPITAVIIVALFTAQKFGTAKVGRLFGPVMIAWFLTIGIAGLRGITQNPEVLKALSPTYAIGFLFGHFGIAFFSMAAVVLAITGAEALFADMGHFGRAAITRAWLILVFPAGLLNYLGQGALIIQNPANLSSPFFLLVPEWFRLPLVLLATAATVIASQAVITGAFSVAHQAVQLGYLPRLRITHTSDQAIGQIYVPWINWLLMFSVLTLVFTFRSSQRLAYAYGMAATGTITITTILFFYVARKGWNWPRWLVFGAGGVFFLLDLLFLSANLTKLVHGAWLPLLIAITAFTVMTTWQRGRAQVTSRREEEEGSLREFVDTLHTRQPEPVRVPGTAVFLNRGKDTTPLAMRANVEHNHVLHQHAVIVSIQTRPVPYVPPAERVVLDELGYADDGITHVTAWFGYMDEPDVPAALALICGTAPELPVSLGDASYFLSTIDLEIGDAPGMTRWRKRLFLATSGITADAADYFRLPRDQTVIIGSRIDV; this is encoded by the coding sequence GTGGCCAACCCTGACCGTCCTGCAGCCGACACGCGAAGCCCTTCCCTGGCCCGGACCGCGCTGACCATCGCCGCGCTCGGGGTCGTCTACGGGGACATCGGCACGAGCCCGATCTACACGCTCCAGACGATCTTCAGCCCCGACGACCCTCATCCGGTGCCGGCGACGCCGGACAACGTCCTCGGGGTGATCTCGCTGATCATCTGGTCGGTGACGCTGATCGTGACCCTGATGTACGTGCTCTTCGTGCTGCGGGCCGACAACGACGGCGAGGGCGGGATCCTCTCGCTCATCACACTGATCCGTCGTCAGGCGGTGCCGGGCTCCCGGCGGACCAAAGCGGTGCTGGCCGGCCTGGGCATCTTCGGCGCCTCGCTGTTCTTCGGCGACAGCGTGATCACCCCGGCCATCTCGGTCCTGTCCGCGGTCGAGGGCCTGGAGATCGTGAACCCCTCCCTGGCCAATCTGACCGTGCCGATCACCGCCGTGATCATCGTGGCGCTCTTCACCGCGCAGAAGTTCGGCACCGCCAAGGTCGGACGGCTCTTCGGCCCGGTGATGATCGCCTGGTTCCTCACCATCGGGATCGCCGGCCTGCGCGGAATCACGCAGAACCCGGAAGTGCTCAAGGCCCTCTCACCGACCTACGCGATCGGCTTCCTGTTCGGCCACTTCGGGATCGCGTTCTTCTCGATGGCCGCGGTGGTGCTGGCGATCACCGGCGCCGAGGCGCTGTTCGCCGACATGGGTCATTTCGGCCGGGCCGCCATCACCCGGGCCTGGCTGATCCTCGTCTTCCCGGCCGGCCTCCTCAACTACCTCGGCCAGGGTGCTCTCATCATCCAGAACCCGGCCAACCTGAGTAGCCCGTTCTTCCTGCTGGTACCGGAGTGGTTCCGTCTGCCCCTGGTCCTGCTGGCCACCGCGGCCACCGTGATCGCCTCCCAGGCCGTCATCACCGGCGCGTTCTCCGTCGCCCACCAGGCCGTCCAACTCGGGTATCTGCCCCGCCTGCGGATCACCCACACCTCGGACCAGGCGATCGGCCAGATCTACGTGCCGTGGATCAACTGGCTGCTGATGTTCTCGGTACTGACCCTGGTCTTCACCTTCCGGAGCTCGCAGCGGCTGGCCTACGCCTACGGGATGGCGGCCACCGGCACGATCACCATCACGACCATCCTGTTCTTCTACGTCGCCCGGAAGGGCTGGAACTGGCCGCGCTGGCTGGTCTTCGGCGCCGGTGGTGTCTTCTTCCTGCTCGACCTGCTGTTCCTGAGCGCGAACCTGACCAAGCTGGTGCACGGCGCCTGGCTGCCGCTCCTGATCGCCATCACCGCCTTCACCGTGATGACCACCTGGCAGCGTGGACGGGCACAGGTCACCAGCCGGCGGGAGGAGGAAGAGGGGTCGTTGCGGGAATTCGTCGACACCCTGCACACGCGGCAGCCGGAACCGGTACGGGTGCCGGGCACCGCCGTCTTCCTGAACCGTGGCAAGGACACGACACCCCTGGCGATGCGGGCGAACGTCGAGCACAACCACGTTCTGCACCAGCACGCGGTGATCGTCTCGATCCAGACCCGGCCGGTGCCGTACGTCCCACCCGCCGAACGGGTGGTACTCGACGAGCTCGGATACGCCGACGACGGCATCACCCACGTGACCGCCTGGTTCGGCTACATGGACGAACCTGATGTCCCCGCAGCGCTGGCCCTGATCTGCGGCACGGCTCCCGAGCTACCCGTCTCCCTGGGTGACGCCTCCTACTTCCTGTCCACCATCGACCTGGAGATCGGAGACGCGCCCGGGATGACCAGGTGGCGCAAGCGGCTGTTCCTGGCCACCTCCGGCATCACCGCCGACGCCGCCGACTACTTCCGCCTGCCCCGCGACCAGACGGTGATCATCGGATCGCGGATCGACGTCTAG
- a CDS encoding histidine kinase encodes MGLPLKIMPKAVGHPRVRPWVSDGLLALLLFAFSVVAGFKMTEHPELHTAGVLLAEAAIFSVLVLRTARPQTVLCCTAAGCAALVWHLNGLDTPALLAPAAALSVVAARGNRRVTVIWWGLTSAVIVVSQSIGSGEVFQANQIGTLVWLGFFAAMGEAVQSKKAYVAAIEERAHRAEHTREEEAGRRVAEERLRIAQELHDVVAHHIAVIHVQASVAEHLVKDKPEEAAEALTHVRRSSRTVLDELTGLLNVLRQPGDTKTPIEPAAGVNDLPALIHSFESSGLRVTWTIRGERRPLPPAVDLVAYRLAQEGLTNAHKHGLGSAKLDVRFTGDAVMIDIVNANGVEARPATDDSSLTGGYGLIGMRERALAVGGSLRAAPEPDGTWRVRARLPVRAEKEKKAPVPIPPMPPPDKAAVSCKIPVRPGGLGQREPSRGTA; translated from the coding sequence ATGGGACTTCCCCTGAAGATCATGCCGAAGGCCGTCGGCCACCCCCGGGTCCGTCCCTGGGTGTCCGACGGCCTTCTGGCCTTGCTGCTCTTCGCGTTCAGTGTGGTGGCCGGGTTCAAGATGACCGAGCACCCGGAGCTGCACACGGCCGGGGTGCTGCTGGCCGAGGCGGCGATCTTCTCGGTGCTGGTGCTGCGCACGGCCCGGCCCCAGACCGTGCTCTGCTGCACCGCCGCGGGGTGCGCGGCCCTGGTCTGGCACCTCAACGGTCTGGACACCCCCGCGCTGCTGGCGCCCGCGGCCGCGCTGTCGGTCGTGGCGGCCCGGGGAAACCGCCGGGTCACGGTGATCTGGTGGGGTCTGACCAGCGCGGTGATCGTGGTCAGTCAGTCGATCGGCTCCGGTGAGGTGTTCCAGGCCAACCAGATCGGCACCCTGGTCTGGCTGGGGTTCTTCGCCGCGATGGGCGAGGCGGTCCAGAGCAAGAAGGCTTACGTGGCGGCGATCGAGGAACGGGCCCACCGGGCCGAGCACACCCGTGAGGAGGAGGCCGGCCGCCGGGTCGCCGAGGAACGGCTGCGCATCGCCCAGGAACTGCACGATGTGGTCGCCCACCACATCGCCGTCATCCACGTGCAGGCATCGGTGGCCGAGCATCTGGTGAAGGACAAACCGGAAGAGGCGGCCGAGGCGCTCACCCACGTACGGCGCTCCAGTCGTACCGTGCTCGACGAGCTGACCGGCCTGCTCAACGTACTGCGGCAGCCGGGTGACACGAAGACCCCGATCGAGCCGGCCGCCGGTGTGAACGACCTGCCCGCGCTCATCCACTCGTTCGAGTCCTCCGGGCTCAGGGTCACCTGGACCATCCGGGGCGAACGTCGTCCACTGCCCCCGGCGGTCGACCTGGTGGCCTACCGCCTGGCGCAGGAGGGCCTGACCAACGCCCACAAGCACGGCCTCGGCTCGGCCAAGCTCGATGTCCGGTTCACCGGTGACGCCGTGATGATCGACATCGTCAACGCGAACGGCGTCGAGGCCCGGCCGGCCACCGACGACAGTTCGCTGACGGGTGGGTACGGCCTCATCGGGATGCGCGAGCGGGCCCTGGCGGTGGGCGGCAGCCTGCGGGCCGCGCCGGAGCCCGACGGCACCTGGCGGGTGCGGGCCCGGCTGCCGGTGCGGGCGGAGAAGGAGAAGAAGGCCCCGGTGCCGATCCCCCCGATGCCCCCGCCGGACAAGGCTGCTGTTTCCTGCAAGATCCCCGTCCGGCCCGGTGGCCTCGGCCAGCGGGAGCCGAGCCGGGGCACCGCCTGA
- a CDS encoding DUF427 domain-containing protein has protein sequence MRATWNGTVIAESDDIVEVEGNPYFPASSLRQDLFSESSTTSVCPWKGTASYYSVTVDGTENTDAAWYYPAPKEAAAQIKDRVAFWKGVTFSD, from the coding sequence ATGCGCGCCACCTGGAACGGCACCGTGATCGCCGAGTCGGACGACATCGTCGAGGTCGAGGGCAATCCCTACTTCCCGGCCTCGTCGCTGCGGCAGGACCTGTTCAGCGAGAGCAGCACCACCAGTGTCTGCCCGTGGAAGGGCACGGCGTCGTACTACTCGGTCACGGTCGACGGCACCGAGAACACCGATGCCGCCTGGTACTACCCGGCGCCGAAAGAGGCCGCCGCGCAGATCAAGGACCGGGTCGCGTTCTGGAAGGGTGTCACCTTCAGCGATTGA